One genomic region from Colletotrichum lupini chromosome 7, complete sequence encodes:
- a CDS encoding averantin oxidoreductase yields the protein MAYPGTTCRSQQPYINFTAGPPSTKAHKDTVVKFMVMGTFLRAYPVCGRVFAPLLSSSLKAEMEKHTKYSNDRVDRCLQYDKDRGDIWREMYANAQIFMIAGTETTATLLKIRSLHLQGLNIINLQQLPYLNTCLEEGLRMYPPAPGVVPCVAPQEGSTVCEQFVPEGKATSVAQYADYTPAYNFANPHDFVPERWLVETPEKYAKDNKEVVQPFSYGQRNCIGKNLTYHEMRLILAIVLWKFDIELADKNSYWIDQKSFGIWKKPPLGSIALIRFDADATAVD from the exons ATGGCGTACCCAGGTACGACTTGCCGTTCACAGCAGCCCTACATCAACTTT ACTGCCGGCCCCCCAAGCACCAAAGCACATAAAGACACTGT TGTCAAGTTCATGGTCATGGGAACCTTTCTGCGAGCCTATCCAGTTTGCGGGCGAGTCTTTGCTCCGCTACTGTCGAGTTCACTGAAAGCAGAAATGGAGAAACACACAAAATATTCCAACGACAGAGTAGATCGCTGCCTGCAATATGACAAGGACAGAGGGGATATCTGGA GGGAGATGTACGCCAACGCCCAAATATTCATGATTGCTGGGACCGAGACGACAGCTACGTTGTTGA agatCCGGTCGCTCCATCTTCAGGGCCTGAACATCATCAACCTGCAACAGCTTCCTTATCTCAACACGTGTCTAGAAGAGGGGCTTCGCATGTATCCCCCGGCTCCGGGTGTAGTGCCTTGTGTGGCTCCTCAAGAAGGGTCAACTGTCTGCGAGCAATTCGTCCCAGAAGGA AAGGCTACAAGCGTCGCTCAGTACGCAGATTACACTCCGGCCTACAATTTTGCTAATCCGCATGATTTTGTGCCCGAACGTTGGTTGGTTGAAACGCCCGAGAAGTACGCAAAGGACAACAAGGAGGTTGTTCAACCCTTTTCGTATGGGCAGAGAAACTGCATTGGCAAGAA TCTTACCTATCACGAGATGCGTCTCATTTTAGCCATAGTGCTGTGGAAGTTCGACATTGAACTTGCGGATAAGAACTCGTATTGGATCGATCAGAAGTCTTTTGGTATCTGGAAGAAGCCTCCACTGGGT TCTATTGCTCTCATTCGATTCGACGCAGATGCTACAGCAGTGGATTGA
- a CDS encoding major facilitator superfamily transporter yields the protein MPLYQPENLYAPILTQFSLKGKIAVVTGGSRGIGAEVVRGLAEAGADVAFIYKTNTEADETAARIAKETGVRVQAYRSDVTSRETIAKTINQIASEFGGGRIDVAVANAGVCANVKSLEYTERTWQDMNSVNYDGVMWTAQAVGNIFKKQGRGNLVITASVSAILVNVPQEQAAYNASKAAVVQLAKSLSVEWANFARVNCVSPGYILTEMLLTVFLAVLTKQPKELMEHWLSMIPGGRVCHPAELRGLYVFLASDACCYMTGSNVVIDGGYTLPLDTICIMTEPADTRDSRREFVNPLDAKPRKPSTASHASSPRFIGPGIVYGLNGLILSLKCYSELSSSQGPVFSRSKWPVYATMRQPAQCLCFRSTRTAGSNETPPLFDGGNKVFPLNLESGNDPSQVFFLPSDGPLMAKQIPNSGARAIVAYLNGGTKNSRENNDKADMFTQCLRLIHYQQLNSSRKHTKTTKYNINTMSSLKNNMKKAMGSDQSSSALNDLDRTQSAMEQEAHEFSLAEQKRIMRRVDIRLVATVGLLYCFSVIDRSNLPSAAVAGMREDLDLTGNRYSVVSLVFFTTYITFQPISVILGRTLGPRAYFTAITMICGGIVIGMGFLTHWGQLVALRVVLGALDSGFFPSCVYLLSTWYTRYEVGKRYSVFYMIVCFASAFAGILAFGLTQLDGTANFRGWSWIFIVEGVITCAIGIVGYFLLVGFPDAKKSAWNFLSQEETAWVISRVQADRGDAELPSFSVKKFLRGGADIKVWALSIIYFNNALIIFSLSFFLPIILKDNMGFNTGKAQILTAPPYVFAAIITYTTGWLGDRYMLRGPILVGDMVLSIVGTCLMGFHSDVAVRYLGVFLITAGSVSAVPATMAYQANNIRGQWKRAFCSAMVVGVSGIGGIAGSLVFRSQDKPHYLPGLSTCLGCAVLNVIIVIALSFYFRYWNTKAECGEVELEASDETQASDFRYTY from the exons ATGCCTCTCTATCAACCCGAGAACTTGTACGCTCCAATCCTTACGCAGTTCTCCCTCAAAGGGAAGATTGCGGTAGTGACTGGAGGCTCAAGGGGGATTGGTGCCGAAGTCGTTCGCGGGTTGGCAGAGGCTGGCGCAGACGTTGCATTCATCTACAAGACCAACACCGAAGCTGACGAAACAGCTGCTCGAATCGCGAAGGAGACGGGTGTTCGCGTCCAGGCATACAGATCCGATGTCACGTCCCGAGAGACCATTGCGAAAACCATCAACCAAATCGCCAGCGAGTTCGGCGGAGGCCGCATTGATGTAGCGGTGGCCAACGCGGGTGTCTGCGCAAATGTCAAGTCGCTCGAGTACACGGAACGGACATGGCAGGATATGAACAGCGTCAATTACGACGGCGTCATGTGGACTGCGCAGGCTGTGGGTAATATCTTCAAGAAACAAGGGAGAGGAAACCTAGTCATCACCGCCTCCGTGAGCGCTATTTTAGTCAACGTGCCCCAGGAGCAAGCTGCGTATAATGCTTCCAAAGCGGCGGTCGTGCAGCTTGCCAAAAGTCTGTCCGTCGAATGGGCTAATTTTGCGCGCGTCAATTGCGTGTCGCCTGGATACATCCTCACCGAAA TGTTGCTTACCGTGTTCCTTGCAGTGTTGACAAAGCAGCCGAAAGAGCTGATGGAGCATTGGCTATCAATGATCCCAGGTGGCCGGGTTTGTCATCCTGCCGAGCTAAGAGGA CTCTATGTCTTCCTTGCCAGTGATGCATGCTGTTACATGACAGGATCAAACGTTGTGATCGATGGCGGATACACATTGCC ACTGGATACGATCTGCATCATGACGGAGCCTGCAGATACCCGGGATAGCCGCAGGGAATTCGTGAACCCGCTCGACGCTAAACCAAGAAAGCCATCGACAGCATCCCATGCTTCCTCGCCCAGGTTCA TCGGTCCTGGAATAGTATATGGCTTGAATGGCTTGATTTTGTCTCTGAAGTGTTATTCCGAGCTCTCGAGCTCCCAGGGTCCTGTATTCAGTCGATCAAAATGGCCTGTATATGCTACAATGAGGCAACCAGCACAGTGTCTTTGTTTCCGCTCTACACGAACAGCGGGCAGCAATGAGACGCCTCCTCTCTTTGACGGAGGAAACAAGGTCTTTCCACTCAA CCTGGAAAGTGGGAATGACCCAAGCCAAGTTTTTTTCCTCCCGTCGGATGGCCCGCTCATGGCCAAGCAAATTCCAAATTCTGGCGCGCGCGCCATCGTCGCTtatt TGAATGGAGGGACAAAGAATTCAAGAGAAAATAATGATAAAGCAGACATGTTCACACAATGTTTGCGTCTCATTCACTATCAGCAACTGAACAGCTCTCGGAAGCACACAAAGACAACGAAATACAATATCAACACGATGTCTTCGCTTAAAAACAACATGAAGAAAGCCATGGGATCTGACCAGAGCAGTTCGGCACTAAACGACCTTGACAGAACGCAATCGGCAATGGAGCAGGAAGCTCATGAATTCTCTTTGGCTGAGCAGAAGAGAATCATGAGACGGGTTGACATTCGTCTTGTTGCAACTGTCGGGTTGTTATACTGCTTCTCTGTGATTGACCGGTCGAACCTTCCATCTGCCGCCGTTGCCGGCATGAGAGAAGATTTAGACTTGACTGGCAACCGTTAC TCGGTTGTTAGCTTGGTTTTCTTCACGACCTATATCACTTTCCAGCCGATCTCAGTCATTCTTGGCCGAACGTTGGGCCCTCGGGCCTACTTCACGGCTATCACAATGATTTGCGGTGGCATCGTAATTGGTATGGGCTTTCTGACGCACTGGGGACAGCTCGTGGCTTTGAGAGTGGTCCTTGGTGCTCTCGACTCTGGATTTTTCCCTAGCTGCGTTTACCTTTTGAGCACTTGGTACACCCGTT ACGAGGTTGGAAAACGTTACTCGGTGTTTTATATGATTGTCTGCTTTGCTTCTGCATTTGCAGGAATCTTGGCTTTCGGA CTCACCCAACTTGATGGAACCGCAAACTTCAGGGGCTGGTCCTGGATCTTCATCGTAGAAGGTGTCATAACCTGCGCTATTGGCATCGTCGGCTATTTTCTCCTCGTCGGGTTTCCAGATGCTAAAAAGAGCGCCTGGAACTTTCTTTCTCAGGAGGAAACTGCTTGGGTGATTTCGAGAGTTCAGGCCGATAGAGGAGATGCGGAATTGCCGTCTTTCAGTGTCAAGAAGTTCCTAAGAGGCGGGGCTGACATCAAAGTCTGGGCTTTGTCTATCATCTACTTCAACAACGCTCTCATCATATTCT CGCTATCTTTCTTTCTGCCGATCATCCTCAAAGACAATATGGGCTTCAACACGGGAAAAGCCCAGATCTTGACGGCGCCACCGTACGTATTCGCCGCAATCATCACTTACACCACGGGCTGGCTAGGGGATCGATACATGCTTCGAGGTCCCATTCTTGTTGGCGATATGGTCTTGTCAATTGTCGGGACCTGCCTCATGGGCTTCCACAGCGATGTTGCCGTTCGATACTTGGGCGTCTTTCTCATCACCGCAGGGAGTGTAAGCGCTGTGCCGGCGACCATGGCCTATCAGGCGAACAACATCCGAGGACAGTGGAAGCGCGCATTTTGCAGTGCCATGGTAGTCGGTGTTAGCGGAATCGGTGGCATCGCCGGCTCTCTTGTTTTCAG AAGCCAAGACAAGCCTCATTACCTGCCTGGGTTGAGCACTTGTCTGGGATGCGCGGTTCTAAACGTCATAATTGTCATTGCTTTAAGCTTTTACTTCCGCTATTGGAACACGAAGGCCGAGTGTGGTGAGGTTGAGCTCGAAGCATCGGAT GAAACCCAAGCATCGGACTTCCGCTACACCTACTAA